A stretch of Fulvia fulva chromosome 4, complete sequence DNA encodes these proteins:
- a CDS encoding Transcription factor has product MLSPANSAFSAAPSPAFQPVPIPGNGSLGVATPTIIDYDFWDQSILSSTNWLGAIDENGFHGYPMSQFPITHDPLYPLHPALGPSPAQSALLQAHVSQAASASPGSVLSAPSTNATRSYSSEQSHDHDTGETGAYYVDGQPARLPRIKRRRTSAPTPPDRPRTDVVFSLRLPDLSEEPQTCYFKVEQGCFTALHELHLHLCIHPPPGCIAFEPVELPSQEVINHLVAWYVKHFDQALPFLHVVDAENIGRDQNLILAMATIGSQYLEGKGSSMFRSSLHEFLRRLMLFKQATTVLPTPFDFCHMGAELLQVVALAYSGEQSLENYAKGLYNKLTDVFEGARGIALSLQVSSENGSDSIHNWHLWRQRERVIRLAYSAWLVDCMSQYHLDLRQMLSLKDADLPLPSDERQWRAETEQEWGSFGEARAQPTLSQALQELYVDKRLPRDRGEFARILIIHGLYHRLWEVGQYLSDPLSHWEPTARRQSSSELLPQEPIWLPSVPTFMKWQNSACDCLDVLHWQANATIGQASGLEHPTVLHLHTARIVLLTPYTEIVRLARAMSARNSGAASPSLASDRKLVQRWAVQQQFKARLAIVHAGVVFWHVRRYSIDAYYEAPAVALAALVLWAFGTFASKRDLTRQEPQACSSQPKTLREGQDLINESEQGDDAVCGIILLDRPADDEIVQQFIRTGHNMKAHITGVGDLYSSKGPERVLAQGAKLLSTLKCWGMSTSWLKLLNGLMEATRKGNGSVASGTSRVSQPL; this is encoded by the coding sequence ATGCTATCTCCCGCCAATTCCGCCTTTTCTGCTGCTCCTTCGCCTGCCTTTCAGCCCGTGCCAATCCCAGGCAATGGCTCCCTCGGTGTAGCGACCCCAACGATCATCGACTACGACTTCTGGGACCAGAGCATTCTGTCCTCGACCAATTGGCTCGGTGCGATTGACGAGAATGGCTTCCATGGCTATCCTATGTCGCAGTTTCCCATCACGCATGATCCTCTTTATCCTCTGCATCCTGCTCTTGGCCCATCACCCGCTCAATCAGCGCTTCTCCAGGCTCATGTTAGCCAAGCTGCTTCAGCTTCTCCGGGCAGTGTCCTGTCTGCACCGTCCACTAACGCAACACGGAGCTACTCATCCGAGCAGTCTCACGATCATGACACTGGCGAGACTGGTGCCTATTATGTTGATGGGCAACCAGCGAGACTACCGCGTATCAAGCGTCGGAGGACATCTGCTCCGACGCCTCCCGATCGGCCGCGAACTGACGTGGTCTTCAGTCTACGATTGCCTGACTTGAGCGAGGAGCCGCAGACATGCTACTTCAAGGTTGAACAAGGATGCTTCACAGCGCTCCATGAGTTACACCTACACCTGTGCATACATCCTCCGCCGGGCTGCATCGCTTTCGAACCTGTAGAACTGCCGAGCCAAGAAGTCATCAATCACCTAGTCGCCTGGTACGTGAAGCACTTTGACCAGGCTCTACCTTTTCTCCACGTCGTGGACGCGGAAAATATCGGCAGAGATCAGAACCTCATACTTGCCATGGCGACTATCGGATCGCAGTACCTGGAAGGCAAAGGCTCGTCAATGTTCAGATCATCCTTGCATGAGTTCCTACGACGTCTGATGCTGTTCAAGCAAGCGACAACAGTCCTACCCACGCCATTTGACTTTTGCCATATGGGCGCCGAACTGCTGCAGGTCGTCGCATTGGCTTATAGTGGTGAACAGAGTCTGGAGAACTATGCTAAAGGGCTCTACAATAAGCTGACTGATGTCTTCGAGGGTGCTCGGGGCATAGCACTATCGTTGCAAGTCAGTTCGGAGAATGGTTCAGACAGCATTCACAACTGGCACCTGTGGAGACAGCGTGAACGTGTTATACGTCTTGCTTACTCGGCCTGGCTAGTGGACTGCATGTCGCAGTACCATCTTGACTTGCGGCAGATGCTGAGCCTCAAGGACGCAGACCTGCCACTGCCGAGCGATGAACGACAGTGGCGAGCCGAGACAGAACAAGAATGGGGCTCTTTTGGAGAGGCACGGGCTCAGCCGACTCTCAGTCAAGCCCTGCAGGAGCTCTACGTCGACAAAAGACTTCCTCGCGACAGGGGCGAGTTCGCCAGGATCTTGATCATTCATGGTCTGTATCATCGCTTGTGGGAAGTCGGACAATACCTATCGGATCCTCTTTCCCACTGGGAACCTACAGCTCGTCGTCAGTCAAGCTCTGAGCTCTTGCCCCAGGAACCGATCTGGTTACCGAGTGTGCCGACGTTCATGAAATGGCAGAACTCTGCGTGCGATTGCCTTGACGTGCTTCATTGGCAAGCTAATGCTACCATCGGGCAAGCTAGCGGTCTGGAGCATCCTACAGTGTTGCATCTTCACACAGCTAGGATCGTGCTGCTCACACCTTACACGGAGATCGTTCGTCTCGCTCGTGCGATGAGTGCCAGAAACTCTGGAGCGGCTTCGCCGTCTCTAGCAAGCGACAGAAAGCTCGTCCAGCGATGGGCAGTCCAGCAGCAGTTCAAAGCAAGGCTCGCCATAGTCCATGCAGGAGTCGTTTTCTGGCACGTGCGACGCTACTCAATCGATGCATACTACGAAGCTCCAGCAGTTGCCCTTGCTGCTTTGGTACTCTGGGCTTTCGGAACATTTGCCTCTAAACGAGACCTCACCAGACAAGAGCCACAGGCATGTTCCTCGCAGCCAAAGACTTTGCGAGAAGGTCAAGACCTGATCAATGAGTCGGAGCAAGGCGACGATGCCGTTTGTGGAATCATCCTCCTGGATAGACCAGCTGATGACGAGATTGTGCAGCAGTTTATTCGCACTGGGCATAACATGAAGGCTCACATCACTGGTGTTGGAGACCTGTATTCTAGTAAAGGGCCGGAACGAGTGTTAGCGCAaggagcaaagctgctgagcacGCTGAAATGTTGGGGAATGTCTACATCTTGGCTGAAGCTGTTGAATGGACT